TGGTCGGTGCGTCCGACCGACATCAAAAACAGTGTATCGCCCGAGAAAAGGGTATCACCACAGAGTATGCACATGCTGCCTTTGTTATGACCGGGAGTGTGAATAAATTTAATTTCGTGCCCGTCAAGGTCTAATGTGTCGCCGTTTTTCACAATAATATCTGCCTTCGTTTTGGGCGAAACCGTGTGAAAATAAACGGCGAGGTTAAACGCGTCGTTGTTCAGCGTGTCTTTGTCGTCCGAATGAATAACGACGGGCGCTTTTGTAAATTCCGCAATTTCGTCAAGCGCCATAATATGGTCGATATGCGCGTGCGTGATGATGATGTATTTTACCGTAATGCCGAGCTGTTTAATTTTGCTTATTATTGTGTCACCGTCGGCGGCAGGGTCGATAAGCACGGCATTTTTTGTGTTTTCGTCGTAAAAGATATAGCAGTTTGTGTCAAGTGCGCCGAGAACAAGTCTTTCAGTTTTCATATATAACGCTTCCTTTCATATAAAATATCAGTTTGTGCTTCGTGTAACGTCTATTACGCCTTTGAGATTTTTAAGTTTTTTCGCAACTTTTTCCATTTGCTCGATATTTGCAATTTCAAGCGTGATTTCAAATATCGCAAGCGTGTCTTTCGTACGCGCGTTGATTGCTTTAAGCGGAATTTTTGTTTCGCTGATAGCATTCGCAACTTCGATGAAAATGCCCGGGCGGTCGTTCGCCTCAATTTTTAAGTTTGCGGTAAACGCGGTCTGATCGTGTTTCGACCATTCAACCTCTATAAGGCGTGCTTTTTCCTCTGCATTGCTGTATGCGTTTGCTATGTTGGGGCAGTCCTGACGGTGGATTGAAACACCGCGCCCGCGCGTGATGTAGCCGATAATTTTATCACCCGGAACAGGGTTGCAGCAACGGGAGTATCTTATAAGACAACTGTCAATTCCCGATACAATTACGCCGTCTTTCGCGTTTGAATTTTTCTCGGTGTTTGAAATTTTGGGCGGTTCGGTCAAAATTTCGGACGGAATAACGGGAATTTCTTTTTTCTCGGTCTGTTTTTTATGTTCTTCTTTAAGCTTTGAAACGGCCTTCATAGCAGGCAGACTGCCATAGCCGACCGCACTGTATAAGTCGTCGAGCGACGAAAAACCGTAGCGCTTAAACATACTCTGCAAATGCGCCTCGGTTAAAATTTCGGCGCTGTTTAAGCCCTGACGCTTAATTTCGCGGTCAATCATTTCTTTGCCGTGAACAATATTTTCCTCGCGTTTTTCCTTTTTGAACCATTGATTGATTTTGTTTTTCGCCTGACTGGTTTTAACGATTTTGAGCCAGTCACGGCTGGGACCGTGTATAGCGGTGGAGGTGATAATCTCCACAATATCACCGTTTTGAAGCTGATAGTCGAGCGGAACGATTTTGCCGTTCACGCGCGCGCCGTTCATTTTGTAGCCGATAGCGCTGTGAATGTTAAACGCAAAGTCAACGGGTGTTGCGCCGGCAGGAAAGCTTATAACGTCGCCTTTGGGCGTAAATACAAAAACCTGGTCGGTGAAAAGGTCAAATTTTAATGCGCGTAAAAATTCTTCTTCGTTGTCCGCGTCTTTCTGAAATTCCAGAAGCTGTCGTATCCACGAAAGCTTTTGTTCGCTCGACGCGTCGTTTTCGGCAATACCTTTGTATTTCCAGTGCGCCGCGATACCGTTTTCAGCGATTTCGTGCATTTCTTTCGTGCGGATTTGAATTTCAAACGGTGTGCCGTTGGGACCTATAACCGTTGTGTGAAGTGACTGATACATATTGGGCTTGGGCATTGCGATATAATCTTTAAATCTGCCCGGCATAGGCTTATAAAGTTCGTGCGCAAGACCGAGCGCGGTGTAGCAGTCGCTCACCGAGTTTGTGATAATTCTCACCGCGAACAAATCGTAAATCTGGTCGAGAGTTTTGTTCTGTGTAAACATTTTTCGGTATATCGAATAAAAATGCTTCGGTCTGCCGTCTATGGTGCAGTCAATGCCTATTTCCGAAAGGCTGGTTTTGAGCGTGCTTTTAATCTGTGCAATAAACTCCTCGCGCTCCTGGCGTTTCTGGTTAATTCCTTCAACAATTTCGTGATACGCAACGGGGTCGAGGTATTTAAGCGAATAATCCTCAAGTTCCCATTTTATTTTATACATACCGAGTCTGTGCGCAAGCGGTGCGTAAATGTTTAACGTTTCGCGTGCGGTGGCGCGCTGTTTTTCCTCGGGCATACTTATAAGGGTGGAAAGATTGTGCAGTCTGTCGGCAAATTTTATAATGATAACACGAATATCGTTCGCCATTGCAAGAAACATTTTGCGAAGATTTTCCATATGTCTTTCTTCAGACGACGTGATTTCGATTTTGTCAAGTTTTGTAACGCCGTCCACGAGCGCGGCGATGTTGTCGCCGAAAAGACTGCGTATGTCGTCGAGCGTGTATTCGGTATCTTCAACAACGTCGTGCAAAAGCGCGGCGCAAACCGATTCAACGTCAAATTTCAGCTTTGCAACTGTGATTGCAACGTGCAACGGGTGCATAATATAAGGATAACCCGAAATTCTTTTTTGATTTTTGTGCGCCTCATTTGCAAGGTTGAACGCCTTGTAAACAGGCTCTAAATCGGCGTTTGGAAAATTGGTTTTCACAACGTCTATAAGTTCATTTAAAACTTGCTGCATACATCTTTCCTCCTTATTCCGAATATGTGTTAAAATTTTGTGATTTTGCAAGGTCGGTTTTTGCATAAAAATTTTCGTCTTTTTCTACGCTGACCGTGTCGCCGTCAAGTGACAGTTTTATCATTTTAAGGTCATTCAAAACGGCGAGCATACGGTAAATTTTTAACTTTGAACAGTTTATACCATAATTTTTGCCCATTGCATACGATAATTTTTGAATATCGCTGTTTTTAAATTCGCTGTTTTTCAAAACAACATAAAGTGCGCGGAGTTCGTCTTTTGTGAAAAATATTTTCCGTGCACACCGTATATCGCGGACGATAAACTGTGCGCTTGTGCGGTTGTTGTATGTATTTATTCCGAGCGTTCCGCAAATATCGGCATTGTCGTTTTCGGCAAAACACATAATTTTGTCTTTCAACCCGAACGCCGGAACGGTTATTTCGTCCGCGCCGTCCGAAAATGTGACAAAAGAGTGGGGTTTATCCGCCATATTACGTATGTTTTTAATTTTTATGTTTTCTATGCAAAACGTTCCCTGCGGGTTTTTAATTCCGTACGGCTCGGCAATTTTTAAAGCAGACGCATTTTTTAAGCTGACGTCCGAAATTGATATTTTACTGTCGATTTTAACTTTCGGCGTCAAAATCTCGTCCGTCATAATTTTGTCTGCGTATTCGTTTATCATTTTGCCGAATTTTTCTATATTTTCTTCCTTGAGCGAAAGTCCTGCCGCAAGCGAATGACCGCCGAATTTATCTAAAATACTCTCGCAGTTTTTAAGCGCGTCAAAAAGGTCAAAACCCGAAATGCTCCGTCCCGACGCTTTTCCGTTTCCGTCATCGTCAACCGAAATAATGATTGACGGTTTGTAATATTTTTCGGTTATTTTGGACGATACAATGCCTATTACACCGTGATGCCAATTTTTTTCCGCAACCACGATAACGTTATTTTTGTTAAGTTCGTTCTGCGTAATAATTTCGTCGGCACGCTCGAAAATTTTCTGTTCCTCCGCTTTTCTGCGGATATTTTCGCTTTCGAGAGTTTTAGCAATTTCGTCCGCCTTTGATTTGTTGTCACACATAAAAAGTTCAACCGCCATATCTGCGCTTGCAAGACGTCCCGCGGCATTAAGCCGGGGTGCAATGCCGAAACTTACAGAAGTGCTTGTGATGTCGCAAGTGTCGATTTTTGCCTCGTTTAAAAGCGACAAAAGACCGATATTTTTTGTTTCTTTTAATTTTTCAAGCCCGTATTTTGCAATAAATCTGTTTTCTCCGCAAAGCTCCGCCAAATCTGCGATTGTGCCGATTGCGCAAAACGGAACGTAATAATCGAAAACTGTTCTGTTCATATCAGAAAGCGCGCACACAAGCTTGAACGCAACGCCTGCGCCGGCAAGATTTTTAAACGGATAATTTTCCGACGTTTTGGGATTTATAACTATTGTATCAACGGGAATTTTACCTTCTGCCGGCAAATGGTGGTCGGTAACGATAAGGTCTAATCCGATTTCTTTGCAGAGGCGCGCCTCCTCTTTTGCCGTTATGCCCAAATCGACGGTTATAACAAGGTCTGCGCCTTTCTGTTTAAGGTCAACAAGCGCACGTTCGTTAAGTCCGTATCCCTCCTCGGTACGCGATGGGATATAATACGAAGCAAGCGCGCCGATGCTTTTTAAATAGTGCATAAGAATGTATGTCGAGGTCACGCCGTCAACGTCATAGTCGCCGTAAACAATTATGGTTTTCATATTCTTTACCGCGTCTTTGATTTTTTCAACAGCCTCTTGCATACCCGTGAGCAAAAAAGGATTTAAAAACGACGAAAAATCATTTTCTATATATTGCCTGACACCGCCGTCACAGCGGTTTAAAATCAGCACCGAAACACACTCGGGAAGATTGAATTTCTGCGAAATTTCGTTTAATTTTTCCTCGTTTTGCTCCTCAAATATCCAGTTTTTTTCTTTAATATAGTCTTTCAGCATAAAATACCCGTTTCTTTTTATATTTATATATCTCTATATTATACAACTTTTCTGCGTACAGTTCAAGCTTTTTAAACATTTTTGCGCTTAAAAAATTAAAATTCGGCCCGATTTGTGATTATTTTGTTAAATTATGCAAAAAAGGCTTGTTATCGGCACACAAAAAGTTGTATAATAATTTTAATTGAGGTGAGGTTATGAGAAGAAGTGAAAAGGTGTTAAAAATCAAAGAAATTTTTGACAGAGTTTATGCGGACGCAAAATGTTCGCTCGACTATACCGAGCCGTATCAGCTTTTGATTGCGGTGGTTTTGTCGGCACAGTGTACCGACAAAAGAGTGAATATCGTTACACAAACCCTGTTTGATAAATATAAAACGTTAAAAGATTTTGCAGATGCCGATATCGACGAGCTTGCAGAGGCAGTTAAACCTTGCGGATTTTACAAGACCAAATCGCGCAATATAAAAGCGCTCGCACAGAAAATCATAGAGGAGTACGGCGGAAAAATTCCCGATACTATGGAGGAGCTTACCGCACTTCCGGGAGTCGGACGAAAAACCGCAAATCTTATTTTGGGCGATGTTTACGGCAAGCCGGCGCTTGTTATAGACACTCACGCAATACGGCTTACGGGAAGAATAGGTCTTACCAAAGAAACCGACCCTAAAAAGATTGAGTTTGATTTGAAAAAGTTTGTTCCCGACGATTATTCGATACATTTTTGCCATCAGCTTGTGTGGCACGGCAGAGCAATTTGCACGGCGCGGAGTCCCAAATGCGAAATATGCCCGATTGCAATGCTTTGCAGATATTACGAAAAAACTTACTTGAAAAAGGGTGACTGATATGGAAAAAGAAAGCAGAATACTTGTAGTTGACGACGACAAAAACATATGTGAGCTTATAAGGCTTTATTTGCAAAAAGAGGGTTATACCGTCGAAATTGCAAACGACGGTCTTGCAGCTTTGGAAAAGTTTTCGCAAAATCCGCCCGCCGCGGTGATTTTGGACATTATGCTTCCGAAAATCGACGGCATAGAGGTTTTAAAGCGTATGCGAAAGGCAGGAAATATCCCGGTTATTATGCTGACGGCTAAAGGCGAGGTTTTCGACAAAGTGCTGGGGCTGGAGCTCGGCGCGGACGATTATATGGTAAAGCCGTTTGAACCGAAAGAACTTGTGGCGCGTCTTAAAGCGGTTTTAAGACGGTTTGAGTCGGCGGAAAATCTCGACAAGGAAATTGTTTATCCCAACATACGCATAAATTTGAGCACATATGAACTTGTGCTCGGAGGAAAGAGCATTGATATTCCCCCGAAAGAACTCGAACTTTTGTATTTTCTCGCGTCGCACCCGAACAGAGTTTTCACCCGCGACCAGCTTCTTGACGAGGTGTGGGGATACGATTTCTTCGGCGACTCGCGCACCGTTGACGTACACGTTAAGCGTCTGCGCGAAAAGCTTGAGGGCTACGAAAGCTCGTGGCAGCTTAAAACTGTGTGGAGAGTAGGTTATAAATTTGAAGTGGCAAAGGCATAAAAGCACAAAACGGAAAAGTATTTCAAAAAGACTGCTTGTTGCAGGCTGTTTCACCGTTATTATAAGCTACGTTATAGCGGCGGTGTTTCTTTTCAGTATGCTTTTTTCGTCTACGAAAGAAAGCAATTTAAAGGCGATTGAGGTTAAAAAGAAACTTCTTTTGTCAAATGCCAACAGAATAAGCGAATATTCGCTCGACGTTTTCACCGCGCAGAGTTTTTCTCCCAATTTAAAAAGTTATCAGCGCACGCTCGAAATTATTTCGCAAAGTACCGACACGTCTATAATAGTTTTTGACAAAACGGGCAGAATTGTTACCGTGGCAGGGCTTGATTACGATTCATATATAGGAAACTATCTTAAGGGCGACTACATCGACGCGATACTTAAAAACGGTGAAACTGTGAGCAACGACGACGCAATCGACGCGTTTAAAGAACAGGAAAATATGCTGATTGTGGGACTTCCTGTGTCGAACACCGACATATACGGCGGTGTTCTTATAAGCACCACTGCCGACGTTTCGGGCGGAAAACTTCTGTTTGAATTTTTCAAACAGTTCAGTTGTTCGGTTGGAATTTCGCTTGTGCTTACGTTTGTTATCTTCTATATTATATCGCACAAAATCACCGACCCGATTAAACTTATCGACAACACCGTTACAGAGTTTTCAAAAGGCAAATTCGATTTGAGGGTTGAATGCGGAACAAACGACGAATTAAGCTCACTTTGCGAAAATATAAATAATATGGCGACAAGTATTGAAAATCTTGAAAAAATGCGCTCGTCGTTTGTATCGAACGTTTCGCACGAATTAAGAACGCCTATGACGTCTATAACCGGATTTGTCGAGGGAATACTCGACGGCACAATTCCGAAAGAAAAAGAGGACGAATATTTAAAAATCGTGCTTGCCGAGGCAAAGCGTCTGTCACGGCTTGTGAGTGACCTTTTGAGCATATCGCGCCTTGAAAGCGGAAGTTTTAAAATCGAAAAGAAAAATTTTGACATATGCGAACTGTTAAGACGTGAAATTATTAAATTTGAAACACAGATTGTCAAAAAGAATTTGAACGTTGAGCTTGAAATAGAACAGGACGAAATGTTTGTCTTTGCCGACAGTGACGCGATAATCCAGGTTGTGACAAATATTCTCGGCAATGCGATAAAATTTACCCCGCAGGACGGAAAAATAACGATAAAGGCATATTATGACGCCGACAGGGTGAAAGTTGAAATCGCTAACACGGGAGAGGGCATAAAAAAGGAAAAATTAAAATATATATGGGATAGGTTTTACAAAGCCGACGACTCGCGCAATCAAAATCCCGAGGGCACGGGACTCGGACTCTACATTGTTAAAAGCATTATTAACAAAAGCGACGAAAAAATTTATGCCGAAAGCGTTGAAAATGAATACACAAAGTTTACGTTCACACTCAAAAAAGCATAAAATATAATTTTTTCAATGTTTACATTTTATTCACAGTTTTTTAAAAAGTAGGGTGTATCATAATAAACATAAAGGGAGCCGAGAGGCTTTTAGGAATAACTTTTAAGGAGGAGTTCTTATGGACGAATATAAATGGAACAGCGACGATTACCAAAATGCGCCGGAGGTAACCGGCGAAAACAAAACGGCGGAAAACACGGAATGTTTCAGCACGCTTGTTACAACACCGAAAAAGAAAAAATCGAAAAAGAAAATTGCAATGCCTATTTTTATTTTCTCAATTATATTTACAATGATAATTTCTATGTCGGCATATGCACTTTTGGCACCGTCGGTATCACAGCTTGTGAAAGAATTTAAGTTGAGCACAAACAGCAATGTCGGTGACGCAGAGAAAAAGGTTCTTGAAAATATTTCATCGGCTAACCCGACAACGACGGTTTCAAACAAAACGAAGCTTGAAATCCCCGATATTGCCGAGAAGGTTGGCCCCGCGGTTGTAGGCGTTATAAATATGACAACGTATTCGGGATATTCCTATAACAATCCTTACGGATTTTTCTTCGGTGACGGTTCAAACCAACAGCAACAGGGACAGGAAGTAGAGCAGGGCTCGGGTTCGGGCATAATCATATCCGAGGACGGTTACATCATAACAAACAATCACGTTGTTCAAGGCGCATCATCGCTTAAGGTTATTCTTAATACCAGCGAAGAATTTACCGCAACTCTTAAAGGTTCCGATTCGAGAACAGACCTTGCGCTTTTGAAAATCGAAGGCAAAAAATTCCCGTATGCAACGCTCGGCGACTCAACAGCTTTGAGAGTAGGCGACCTTGCAGTTGCAATCGGAAATCCGCTCGGTCAGGAGCTTGCAGGCACAGTTACCGTCGGCTATATCAGCGCACTTAACAGAACTATGACGATAGATAATAAACAGCTTACGCTTATTCAGACAGATGCGGCAATCAATCCCGGCAACAGCGGCGGTGCGTTGGTTAACTGCTACGGTGAAGTAATCGGCATCAACACCGCAAAAGTTTCGTCCTCATCGCTTGAAGGTTTGGGGTTTGCAATTCCTACCGCAGAAGCTAAACCGATTATCGAAGACTTGATTGCAAACGGTTATGTAAAAGGCAGACCGGTTATCGGCATTGCCGGCAGAGCAATAAGCGCGTCCGACGCAAAACGTTACAACCTTGTTGAAGGTATCTACGTATATTCAATGACCGACAATTCGCCTGCACATATGGCAGGACTTAAAATCGGCGATATTATCACAGAGTGCAACGGTAAAGCAGTTAAGACGGTTGATGAGCTTAATGAAATTAAAAACAAATACAAACCGAACGACACTTTGAAATTAAAGGTTTGGAGAACAGGCGAAACGCTTGATGTAAACCTTATTTTGGGCGAAGAAGTGCCTAACTAAAAATAGCCCCCTCATTAGCCGCACCTCAATAAGAACGCATTGGTTTTGAAGCCGTCTTTTACATTCATACCGCGTCAAAAACCTGCCATATGCGTCAAGCATAACGGCAGGTTTTATTTCTTGTCTGAATTGTAAAATCCGATATTCAAAACTGCTCTGCACCTTAAAAACAAGATTTTTTGATGAATTTTAAGGCAAAAAAGTGAGTAATCCTGACGGATTGCGAGCTTTTTTAACGCAGAAAGACGCGAAAAATATGTTTTTAAGGCAATGTTGTCTTATTGAGGAACGGCTTTCATTGTTCTTTTTATAAATATGTAGGCAAGAGGCTGTATAGGGAAGATTTATCCTCCTTATGCAGTCTTTTGCTTTTTTGCTTTGTCTGTTTTTCACAAAATAAAACGGTCGAATTAAGCAAAGTTTTGTATAAAAAAGTAAAATCGCCTAATTATTTTAAAATTTCTTTTCAGAGTATTGACAAGTTAGGTTAGTTGTGGTAAACTAACCGTTGAGGTTAGAAGATACTAACCTATATTTTTAAACACTAAGTTAGTTTATGCTAATTGAAGGAGGTCAATTATGATGCCCTTAATTCTGGCAAATGTAGGCGAAGACAATATCATCAAAAAAGTCGGCGGCAATCCCGAGGTGAAGAAATATCTTGAAAATCTCGGCTTTGTAGTGGGCGGAAACGTCAAGGTTATAAGCGAGCTTGGCGGAAATGTAATTGTAAACATTAAAGAGGCACGAGTTGCTGTAAGCAAGGAAATGGCTCAAAAAATTATGGTTTGATTTTAATTTAAGGAGGATATTATAATGCGAACACTAAAAGATGTCAAAGTGGGGCAGGACGCAAAAGTTGTTAAGCTTCACGGCGAGGGCGCGGTAAAGCGCAGAATTATGGATATGGGCATTACAAAAGGCGTTGACGTACATATCCGCAAAGTTGCGCCGCTCGGCGATCCCGTTGAAATCACGGTGCGCGGTTATGAGCTTTCTATAAGAAAAGCAGATGCCGAAATGATTGAGGTTGAATAATTGGGATTTGAAAGTGAGGAATTGACAATGAATGTAAGAATTGCGCTTGCCGGTAACCCGAACTGCGGTAAAACCACGCTTTTCAATGCGCTGACCGGCTCT
The window above is part of the Qingrenia yutianensis genome. Proteins encoded here:
- a CDS encoding MBL fold metallo-hydrolase, whose amino-acid sequence is MKTERLVLGALDTNCYIFYDENTKNAVLIDPAADGDTIISKIKQLGITVKYIIITHAHIDHIMALDEIAEFTKAPVVIHSDDKDTLNNDAFNLAVYFHTVSPKTKADIIVKNGDTLDLDGHEIKFIHTPGHNKGSMCILCGDTLFSGDTLFLMSVGRTDHYGGNQEKIIKSIKTRLFVLDENIRVYPGHGDPTTIGYEIENNMFVR
- a CDS encoding RelA/SpoT family protein; this translates as MQQVLNELIDVVKTNFPNADLEPVYKAFNLANEAHKNQKRISGYPYIMHPLHVAITVAKLKFDVESVCAALLHDVVEDTEYTLDDIRSLFGDNIAALVDGVTKLDKIEITSSEERHMENLRKMFLAMANDIRVIIIKFADRLHNLSTLISMPEEKQRATARETLNIYAPLAHRLGMYKIKWELEDYSLKYLDPVAYHEIVEGINQKRQEREEFIAQIKSTLKTSLSEIGIDCTIDGRPKHFYSIYRKMFTQNKTLDQIYDLFAVRIITNSVSDCYTALGLAHELYKPMPGRFKDYIAMPKPNMYQSLHTTVIGPNGTPFEIQIRTKEMHEIAENGIAAHWKYKGIAENDASSEQKLSWIRQLLEFQKDADNEEEFLRALKFDLFTDQVFVFTPKGDVISFPAGATPVDFAFNIHSAIGYKMNGARVNGKIVPLDYQLQNGDIVEIITSTAIHGPSRDWLKIVKTSQAKNKINQWFKKEKREENIVHGKEMIDREIKRQGLNSAEILTEAHLQSMFKRYGFSSLDDLYSAVGYGSLPAMKAVSKLKEEHKKQTEKKEIPVIPSEILTEPPKISNTEKNSNAKDGVIVSGIDSCLIRYSRCCNPVPGDKIIGYITRGRGVSIHRQDCPNIANAYSNAEEKARLIEVEWSKHDQTAFTANLKIEANDRPGIFIEVANAISETKIPLKAINARTKDTLAIFEITLEIANIEQMEKVAKKLKNLKGVIDVTRSTN
- the recJ gene encoding single-stranded-DNA-specific exonuclease RecJ, whose protein sequence is MLKDYIKEKNWIFEEQNEEKLNEISQKFNLPECVSVLILNRCDGGVRQYIENDFSSFLNPFLLTGMQEAVEKIKDAVKNMKTIIVYGDYDVDGVTSTYILMHYLKSIGALASYYIPSRTEEGYGLNERALVDLKQKGADLVITVDLGITAKEEARLCKEIGLDLIVTDHHLPAEGKIPVDTIVINPKTSENYPFKNLAGAGVAFKLVCALSDMNRTVFDYYVPFCAIGTIADLAELCGENRFIAKYGLEKLKETKNIGLLSLLNEAKIDTCDITSTSVSFGIAPRLNAAGRLASADMAVELFMCDNKSKADEIAKTLESENIRRKAEEQKIFERADEIITQNELNKNNVIVVAEKNWHHGVIGIVSSKITEKYYKPSIIISVDDDGNGKASGRSISGFDLFDALKNCESILDKFGGHSLAAGLSLKEENIEKFGKMINEYADKIMTDEILTPKVKIDSKISISDVSLKNASALKIAEPYGIKNPQGTFCIENIKIKNIRNMADKPHSFVTFSDGADEITVPAFGLKDKIMCFAENDNADICGTLGINTYNNRTSAQFIVRDIRCARKIFFTKDELRALYVVLKNSEFKNSDIQKLSYAMGKNYGINCSKLKIYRMLAVLNDLKMIKLSLDGDTVSVEKDENFYAKTDLAKSQNFNTYSE
- the nth gene encoding endonuclease III, which produces MRRSEKVLKIKEIFDRVYADAKCSLDYTEPYQLLIAVVLSAQCTDKRVNIVTQTLFDKYKTLKDFADADIDELAEAVKPCGFYKTKSRNIKALAQKIIEEYGGKIPDTMEELTALPGVGRKTANLILGDVYGKPALVIDTHAIRLTGRIGLTKETDPKKIEFDLKKFVPDDYSIHFCHQLVWHGRAICTARSPKCEICPIAMLCRYYEKTYLKKGD
- a CDS encoding response regulator transcription factor — protein: MEKESRILVVDDDKNICELIRLYLQKEGYTVEIANDGLAALEKFSQNPPAAVILDIMLPKIDGIEVLKRMRKAGNIPVIMLTAKGEVFDKVLGLELGADDYMVKPFEPKELVARLKAVLRRFESAENLDKEIVYPNIRINLSTYELVLGGKSIDIPPKELELLYFLASHPNRVFTRDQLLDEVWGYDFFGDSRTVDVHVKRLREKLEGYESSWQLKTVWRVGYKFEVAKA
- a CDS encoding sensor histidine kinase, translated to MKWQRHKSTKRKSISKRLLVAGCFTVIISYVIAAVFLFSMLFSSTKESNLKAIEVKKKLLLSNANRISEYSLDVFTAQSFSPNLKSYQRTLEIISQSTDTSIIVFDKTGRIVTVAGLDYDSYIGNYLKGDYIDAILKNGETVSNDDAIDAFKEQENMLIVGLPVSNTDIYGGVLISTTADVSGGKLLFEFFKQFSCSVGISLVLTFVIFYIISHKITDPIKLIDNTVTEFSKGKFDLRVECGTNDELSSLCENINNMATSIENLEKMRSSFVSNVSHELRTPMTSITGFVEGILDGTIPKEKEDEYLKIVLAEAKRLSRLVSDLLSISRLESGSFKIEKKNFDICELLRREIIKFETQIVKKNLNVELEIEQDEMFVFADSDAIIQVVTNILGNAIKFTPQDGKITIKAYYDADRVKVEIANTGEGIKKEKLKYIWDRFYKADDSRNQNPEGTGLGLYIVKSIINKSDEKIYAESVENEYTKFTFTLKKA
- a CDS encoding S1C family serine protease — protein: MDEYKWNSDDYQNAPEVTGENKTAENTECFSTLVTTPKKKKSKKKIAMPIFIFSIIFTMIISMSAYALLAPSVSQLVKEFKLSTNSNVGDAEKKVLENISSANPTTTVSNKTKLEIPDIAEKVGPAVVGVINMTTYSGYSYNNPYGFFFGDGSNQQQQGQEVEQGSGSGIIISEDGYIITNNHVVQGASSLKVILNTSEEFTATLKGSDSRTDLALLKIEGKKFPYATLGDSTALRVGDLAVAIGNPLGQELAGTVTVGYISALNRTMTIDNKQLTLIQTDAAINPGNSGGALVNCYGEVIGINTAKVSSSSLEGLGFAIPTAEAKPIIEDLIANGYVKGRPVIGIAGRAISASDAKRYNLVEGIYVYSMTDNSPAHMAGLKIGDIITECNGKAVKTVDELNEIKNKYKPNDTLKLKVWRTGETLDVNLILGEEVPN
- a CDS encoding FeoA family protein, whose protein sequence is MMPLILANVGEDNIIKKVGGNPEVKKYLENLGFVVGGNVKVISELGGNVIVNIKEARVAVSKEMAQKIMV
- a CDS encoding FeoA family protein, yielding MRTLKDVKVGQDAKVVKLHGEGAVKRRIMDMGITKGVDVHIRKVAPLGDPVEITVRGYELSIRKADAEMIEVE